From Streptomyces sp. NBC_00690, a single genomic window includes:
- a CDS encoding alpha/beta hydrolase family protein yields MSTNTEAWPNPLIAGPRWTSHQFIASEVMDDQIKHQLSMMFFGMSDLGECLEVARQIRVDDEESWVAAWSERAHALQQRAEAAEKRGRNVTAGDAYLRASTYWRASLMHFSHPEDPRTRANAISSYDRYLTLSGYPGEPVRIPYEGSFLHSYLYRSPVAKGPAPLLIFFQGRDAWPEDTRWVYDGAIRRGYHCLSVQCPGQGLTLRLNNLPFRYDWEKVVTPIVDVAVTLDGVAPDRIGLMGLSFGGYLAPRAAAFEKRLKVCVANPGVLHWGDSIRSGLPESLGDALAAGPEVFNGAVASMAAHSPLAEWFLRDSAWKHGTSTPYELFQEFDACDLTDVAAGIECETLVMDGAEERFSTGQAELLYDALACPKEFMLFDEDSTAQLHCQNGGTATAAEYTFDWLDGRL; encoded by the coding sequence TTGTCCACGAATACCGAAGCATGGCCCAACCCGCTGATTGCCGGGCCTCGATGGACTTCACACCAGTTCATCGCCAGCGAAGTGATGGACGACCAGATCAAGCACCAGTTGAGCATGATGTTCTTCGGCATGTCAGATCTGGGCGAATGTCTTGAGGTCGCCCGTCAGATACGTGTCGACGACGAGGAAAGCTGGGTCGCGGCATGGAGCGAACGCGCCCATGCGCTCCAGCAGCGCGCCGAAGCCGCGGAAAAGCGCGGCCGGAACGTCACGGCGGGCGACGCCTATCTGCGTGCCTCCACCTACTGGCGTGCTTCGCTGATGCATTTCAGCCACCCGGAGGATCCCCGTACCCGCGCGAACGCCATCAGCAGCTACGACCGCTATCTGACGCTGTCGGGGTATCCCGGGGAGCCCGTGCGAATACCGTACGAGGGAAGCTTTCTGCACTCCTACCTCTACCGCAGTCCGGTCGCCAAGGGCCCTGCGCCGCTACTGATCTTCTTCCAGGGTCGGGACGCCTGGCCGGAGGACACCCGCTGGGTCTACGACGGAGCCATCCGACGCGGATACCACTGTCTGTCCGTGCAGTGTCCTGGCCAGGGGCTGACCCTACGGCTCAACAATCTGCCGTTCCGGTACGACTGGGAGAAGGTCGTCACCCCGATCGTGGATGTCGCCGTCACCCTCGACGGAGTGGCGCCGGACCGTATCGGTCTGATGGGGCTGAGCTTCGGCGGCTATCTGGCCCCCCGCGCCGCCGCCTTCGAGAAGCGGCTCAAGGTGTGCGTCGCCAACCCGGGTGTTCTGCACTGGGGTGACTCCATCCGGTCCGGGCTCCCCGAGTCGCTCGGCGACGCGCTGGCTGCCGGGCCCGAGGTGTTCAACGGGGCCGTCGCGTCGATGGCCGCCCACTCACCGCTGGCCGAATGGTTCCTGCGCGACTCCGCGTGGAAGCACGGGACCTCGACGCCGTACGAGCTCTTCCAGGAGTTCGATGCCTGCGATCTCACCGATGTCGCGGCCGGGATCGAGTGCGAGACCCTGGTGATGGACGGTGCGGAGGAACGATTCTCCACCGGTCAGGCGGAGTTGTTGTACGACGCTCTGGCCTGCCCCAAGGAGTTCATGCTCTTCGACGAGGACAGCACCGCACAGTTGCACTGCCAAAACGGTGGAACCGCAACTGCCGCCGAGTACACCTTCGACTGGCTCGACGGGCGGCTCTAA
- a CDS encoding amidase produces MSEPSEFDALGQAELIRTGQISPKDLLEAAIERIEQVNPEINAVIHTMYDEARSTASGVLPEGPFTGVPFLLKDGGGVGYAGVPMTSASRFLADYVPTDDGELTRRYKAAGLVVCGKTNLPEFGLLPTTEPELHGPTRNPWDTGLSAGGSSGGAAAAVAARMVPMANASDSGGSIRVPAGNCGVFGMKPTRLRISSARRKAGLSPRIAILSEHAVTLSVRDCAALLDATAGPLRGDPYTAPRPERPYLEETRRDPGRLRIVFSRQSPTGSPLHPDCLAAVEDAARLCEGLGHHVEEGTPRLDAAGIAKAFSAVSSAGFAWDVARMEQTLGRQAREQDFEAGTWAMIQGGRSVTTGLGEYFDALAELQTLCDGLAAFQEPYDVWLTPTAGAPAPPLGSFTSTPEDPTRGLRASAAFLPFTMLINITGQPAMSVPLYWNSAGIPIGTHFIGPYGDEGLLYRLAAQLEAARPWAGRIPPVLNPR; encoded by the coding sequence ATGAGCGAACCATCTGAGTTTGACGCGCTGGGTCAGGCAGAGTTGATCCGTACCGGACAAATATCGCCGAAGGATCTTCTGGAAGCCGCTATCGAGCGTATCGAGCAGGTCAATCCAGAAATCAACGCGGTCATTCACACCATGTATGACGAAGCGCGTTCGACCGCTTCCGGAGTGCTACCCGAAGGTCCGTTCACCGGAGTTCCCTTTCTCCTGAAGGACGGCGGCGGAGTCGGATACGCCGGGGTCCCGATGACCTCCGCGAGCAGATTCCTCGCGGACTACGTGCCCACCGACGACGGCGAACTCACCCGACGCTACAAAGCCGCCGGTCTCGTGGTGTGCGGCAAGACGAATCTGCCCGAGTTCGGACTGCTGCCCACCACCGAACCCGAACTGCACGGGCCCACCCGCAACCCCTGGGACACCGGTCTGTCGGCGGGCGGGTCGAGCGGTGGTGCGGCGGCGGCCGTCGCCGCGCGGATGGTGCCCATGGCCAACGCGAGTGACAGCGGCGGGTCGATCCGCGTTCCGGCCGGGAACTGCGGGGTGTTCGGGATGAAGCCGACCCGGCTCCGGATCTCCTCGGCCCGCCGCAAGGCCGGACTCTCCCCCCGGATCGCCATACTCAGCGAGCACGCGGTGACCCTGAGCGTGCGGGACTGCGCCGCCCTGCTCGATGCCACCGCCGGACCGCTGCGCGGCGACCCCTACACGGCGCCGCGGCCCGAGCGCCCGTATCTGGAGGAGACCCGACGCGACCCGGGGCGGCTGCGGATCGTCTTCAGCCGCCAGTCGCCCACCGGTTCACCGCTCCATCCCGACTGTCTGGCGGCGGTCGAGGACGCGGCCCGTCTCTGCGAGGGCCTCGGACACCATGTCGAGGAGGGCACGCCCCGACTGGACGCCGCCGGGATCGCCAAGGCGTTCAGCGCGGTGTCGTCGGCCGGGTTCGCCTGGGATGTGGCGCGGATGGAGCAGACCCTCGGCCGGCAGGCCCGTGAGCAGGACTTCGAGGCCGGCACCTGGGCGATGATCCAGGGCGGACGGTCCGTGACCACCGGGCTGGGAGAGTACTTCGACGCCCTCGCCGAGTTGCAGACGCTCTGCGACGGACTGGCCGCCTTCCAGGAGCCGTACGACGTCTGGTTGACGCCCACTGCGGGCGCGCCCGCGCCGCCGCTCGGCTCCTTCACCTCGACACCCGAGGACCCGACGCGTGGACTGCGCGCCTCTGCCGCCTTTCTCCCGTTCACGATGCTGATCAACATCACGGGACAGCCCGCGATGTCCGTTCCCCTCTACTGGAATTCCGCCGGTATCCCCATCGGAACCCATTTCATCGGACCCTACGGTGACGAAGGGCTGTTGTACCGGCTGGCCGCGCAATTGGAAGCCGCGCGCCCCTGGGCCGGACGCATCCCGCCCGTGCTGAATCCTCGTTGA
- a CDS encoding IS5 family transposase (programmed frameshift), whose protein sequence is MGKGNGPPWVVSDDLWMRVEPLLPVRQRRSCNPGRLPLDDRGCLQGILFVLHTGIQWEWLPQELGFGSGMTCWRRLRDWHEAGVWDRLHQLLLTELHRAGKLDWSRAVIDGSHRQARRGGPKTGPSPVDRARPGSKHHIITDAVGTPLAITLTGGNRHDVTQLLPLLDAIPRIRGTTGRPRHRPRQLFADRGYDYDKYRRLLWKRGIKPVIARRGVPHGSGLGTVRWVVERTNAWIHGFRRLRIRWDIRDDIHEAFLKLACCVITYRRVQALC, encoded by the exons ATGGGGAAGGGGAATGGTCCGCCGTGGGTGGTGTCGGACGACCTGTGGATGCGGGTCGAGCCGCTGCTGCCGGTCAGGCAGCGCCGGTCGTGCAACCCGGGGCGGCTGCCGCTTGATGACCGCGGTTGCCTGCAGGGCATCTTGTTCGTGCTGCACACCGGGATCCAGTGGGAGTGGCTGCCGCAGGAGCTCGGGTTCGGCTCCGGAATGACGTGCTGGCGGAGGCTGCGGGACTGGCACGAGGCCGGTGTCTGGGACCGGCTGCACCAGCTGCTTCTCACCGAACTGCATCGCGCGGGGAAGCTGGACTGGTCCCGGGCGGTGATCGACGGCTCGCACCGCCAAGCCCGTCGGGGCGGCC CCAAAACCGGGCCGAGCCCGGTCGACCGCGCCCGGCCCGGCTCGAAGCACCACATCATCACCGATGCCGTCGGCACACCGCTTGCCATCACCCTGACCGGCGGAAACCGCCACGACGTCACCCAGCTACTGCCCCTACTCGACGCGATCCCCCGCATCCGCGGGACCACCGGCCGGCCACGCCACCGTCCCCGGCAGCTGTTCGCCGACCGAGGCTACGACTACGACAAGTACCGCCGACTGCTGTGGAAGCGCGGCATCAAACCAGTCATCGCTCGCCGGGGCGTGCCCCACGGCTCCGGCCTAGGCACTGTTCGGTGGGTCGTCGAGCGCACGAACGCTTGGATTCATGGCTTCCGACGGCTACGGATCCGCTGGGACATCCGCGACGACATCCACGAAGCGTTCCTGAAACTCGCCTGCTGCGTGATCACCTACAGACGAGTCCAGGCATTGTGTTAG